The genomic DNA ACGTTCGTGGCTGGGGAGGTGTGGGCGCAGCCGCAAGAGGCGACAACGCCGCCGATGCGCATGCCCAGGGTGATTGAGCATCGTGGGCTGAGTGCTAAAGGTGCGGTGCCGGTGGGGGATGATGACCCACAGCGAGCGGACGTCGTGCCGGCTGGGCGGGAGGAGCTGTCAGCGTTGCGAGAAGGAGCGGCTCTACTTCAGAGTGGTGACGTTGCGCGTGCGGAAGTGCTCCTGCGGAACGCGCGGTGGGTTGCGAGCGAGAGGAGGGATGCAACGTCGTTGCTCTGGCAGATCAGCGATGCAAGAGGCGTCATTCACGTGGACGAGGAGCGTGTTGCTTTGCTCGCGAGAGTGCTTGGGCGCGGTTTCGCGAGATACGAGGGGCAGAGCGTGGTGCTGCTCTCCGATGCCTCTGCGACAGTGGCAAGGGCGAGACTCGGGACGCTGGAGCGGACACGGGCCGAGTTCATCAAATGGGCTCGGCGAGCGGGTTTGCACCCCGCGCCGGAAGGGAGCAAGCATGTGTGCGTGCTGTTCGCGAAGCGAGAGGCGTACATCGCGTTTGCAGCGTCTGAGGATGGGCTCGATGGCCGCGTGCTGGGAGGGCACTATGTTCCCAGCAAAGAGCGGATGGCGATGTTCGTGGGGGAGCCGGACGGCGAGGGTGCTGAGAGTGCCGTCTCCAGAGCCAGCCATGAGGCGGCCCACATGGTGGCGTTTCGAACCGGTGTGCAGACGCGCAGACGGACACAGCCGTTCTGGCTCAGCGAGGGGATCGCGTCTGCGTTCGAGCCGAACGGTGAGATGATCGGCACGCCCGACCGATCACGGAACGGGTTCCGGGATGCGTATCTGGCGATAGCAGAACAGGAGCGGATATCGATCAGGATGCTTGTTTCACGGGATGCCCCCATGCGAGAAGAGATGGAGCGGATCGGCACGCTGTATGTCACGAGTGAGGCACTGGTGAGATACCTGTCACGCTACAGGCGGGAGGCGTTCGCGGCGTACGTCGAGGGGGCGGCAACGAGCAAGCCCGGGCGGAGATCGCCCCCCGAACTGCTCGCGGAGTTTGAGGCCGCGTTTGGGGACCCGGACCGGGTGGAACGCGAGATGCGGCTGCGGCCGTGGTGAGAATCGTTGCGTGGCGGCGTCGGCATTGACCCGCGGATCACCGGGCTCGGCTACAGTGCGCTCCATTTCGATATGGCCAGAACGGAGCCGCTGCATGCGTCATAATCAGTCTGAGGGTGGGGTCTGTGTCGGTTTGAAGCGAGTGATATTGTCGGGCGTTGCCGCGCTGCTCCCGGGGCTTGCCCATGGGCAGGCAGAAACCGGTGAGCCAGTCGTAGCGGAGAAGGGGCCTCCGAAGCTTTCCTTCAGTCTCACAGGTCGAACGGAGTTCGGCATGAAAGCGGACATCGACGGGGGCGGCGACGTCTCGACGACGCGCGTCGGTGCGGATCTCGGGCTCAGGTATCGAGCGAACGATCGTGTGACGCTGTCGATGGGTTTCGGGGCGGAGTACTCGTTCTACGACTTCGATGGTTACGAGACGGTCGTCGGCGGGGGCGAACCCATCGACGACGCGTTCCTTTATAGTCTGACTCCCACGGTCAGCGTGAAGGCGAATGACAGGTGGACGCTGATCGGCGGCGGGATCTTCCGGTGGGCGGGCGAGTCCGGGGCTGATCTCGGCGATGCGTTCACGGTGGGGGGGCTCGCGGCGGCGAACTACAGAGTCAACGATCGGCTCTCGCTCGGGTTCGGGTTCATCATCGCCACGCGTCTGGAGGACGACGAGATTTTCATCCCCGCCCTGACAATCGATTGGAAGATCAATGACAAGTGGACGCTCACCAACGATGGCAAGCCGGGGCTTGCGCTGAAGTACCAGGCAACTGAGCGGCT from Phycisphaeraceae bacterium includes the following:
- a CDS encoding DUF1570 domain-containing protein encodes the protein MLWQISDARGVIHVDEERVALLARVLGRGFARYEGQSVVLLSDASATVARARLGTLERTRAEFIKWARRAGLHPAPEGSKHVCVLFAKREAYIAFAASEDGLDGRVLGGHYVPSKERMAMFVGEPDGEGAESAVSRASHEAAHMVAFRTGVQTRRRTQPFWLSEGIASAFEPNGEMIGTPDRSRNGFRDAYLAIAEQERISIRMLVSRDAPMREEMERIGTLYVTSEALVRYLSRYRREAFAAYVEGAATSKPGRRSPPELLAEFEAAFGDPDRVEREMRLRPW